AACTGAAACTTAAGATCCAATCTATTGCCTCCACCAGGCATATGTTGATTACTGAATTCAGTTCACTCGGGTTTTTTACGATTTGGGAGTATATCATCCGAATAGTCAACGGGAGCTCACTTAAGTATCGCGGTAATTTTATGTATGATAAACCTCATGGGAATTGTGGAAGACATGATTTACAAAAGGATTTCGAAAAATGACGGGAGATTTTTAAGGGGAGCTATGTCAATCGCTAAAAAGGCCGGACAAAAGCTCCTTGAATCTTACAGGAGTGAGGAGCCTGTCGAGAGGGGAACCGTAAAGGAATTAAAGACCATTTATGATGAAACTGCGGATAAAATCATTAGGGAGTCGATTGAAAAAAATTTCCCAGATCATTCTTATGTCACCGAAGAGACCGGATTTATAGCGAAGCAAAAGGACTACCTTTGGATTATTGATCCATTAGATGGAACGGGTAATTTTGCTAATCACAACCCTTTGTTCGCAATATCGATTTCCCTATGGGTAAATGGCGCGCCTTTGTTAGGTGTCATTGAGGCCCCGATGTTATCTGAAAGATTTGTGGCTATCAGGGAGAAAGGCGCATATCACTATGATCTTTTCAGACGCACATTGAAAATGGTTAATGTCTCCAAAAATAATATGCTTGAGCGAGCCTATGTTTTGTATTGTGAAGGGGGTGAAACGGATAAGGCGCGTGTATTAAACATAATTAAAGGCGTTTATCTCGATGTTAAAGATGCTCGTAAGCTTGGCTCAGCGGCAATTGAGCTTGCTTACGTGGGTATGGGAAGATCGGATTGCTATATTACTACGCGAATCTCTCTCTGGGATATAGCCGCCGGAGTGCTATTTGTAAAGGAAGCCGGTGGCGACATTTTACATTTTGACGGTGTCCCCTATCAATGGTCCGAGTTTGACGCAATTAAAAGTTATGACCTCATCGCCTCTAATGGGAAGATAAAGATTGGGTTCTGAATTTATTCACTATGAAACAAAATTCTATTTCGAGAAAAAGACCACTTATCGCAATAGTTGGAAGACCTAACGTAGGTAAATCCTCACTTTTTAATAGACTAATCGGGTGGAGAAAGGCGATAGTCGAGGATATTCCGGGTGTTACGAGAGATCGGAATTATGCGAAAGCACTATGGAGAGGGGTAGAGTTTGAGCTCGTTGATACAGGTGGGTTTGAACCCAAGACCGATGATCTGCATCTTTCCCTAGCTAAGGGTCAAATTCGAAAAGCCATTGAAGAAGCCGACTTGATAATCTTCCTTCTCGATGGTCAGACCGGTGTAATGCCTCAGGACAGAGAGATCTTAGATATGCTAAGGAAATCAGATAAAGATGTAATAAGTGTTATAAATAAAATAGACCACGAGAAACACGAAATCAGGGCAGTCGAATTTCATTCATTGGGAATTGATGACGTTATCACTATTTCCGCGGAACATGGCAGGAAAATCGACGAACTCTTAGACGCAATTCTGGAAAAGATACCTTTAGTTGAATATAGGAGTGATCATATCATCGAAAAACAAGAGATACGGGTCGCTGTAATAGGGAAACCGAACGTTGGCAAATCCACCCTTATAAATCGGATCATCGGAGAGGAACGATTGCTGACAAGTCCTCTGCCTGGAACTACGAGAGACTCGGTGGATACTATCCTGGATGAAAGGGGGAAGAAATATATCCTTATTGATACAGCAGGGATTAGAAGGAGGTCGAAAATCACTTCTTCGGTGGAAAGATTCAGTGTAATGAGGGCGATAAAATCTATAGAGAGAACAGACATAGTTTTGCATATGATAGACGCTCAGGATGGCCCAACACACCAAGATGCCAGACTCTCGGAACTAATAAAAGATAAGGGCAAGGGATGTATAATTTTGCTAAATAAATGGGATCTTGTGCCCAGAGACGTTTCTGAAATACCAGGCATACAGGAAATTGTGAGAGAGAAGCTGAAAGCAACAGACTTCGCGCCCGTGATACTGGTTTCAGCCCTAACTGGGAAAAACGTGAATAAGATTTTTGAGAAGGTTGATTTAGTCTACGACAACCTATACCGGAGGCTCACCACCAAGGTGCTAAATAATTTACTTAACAGGATCACTTCTATCAATCCTCTTCCTCATTATCAGGGAAGAGAAATCAAATTCTATTATATATCCCAGCCGATGAGCAATCCTCCCACATATGTAATATTTACCAACTCCCTCAAGGGAGTACCCGACAATTATGTGAGATATCTGGAAAATAAATTTCGCGCTGAGTTACCACTTGAGGGGGTGCCAGTGAAGTTCATCTTCAGGGCAAGGAGAAGCAGATATAAACAATTTTCACAGTAATAAAATGCCCAATTTCAGTCAGTATTTTCTAATAGATCAAGAATGTTCTTTTCAGTTTCTTTCGACCTCTCTTTTGCAGAAAATAGCTCAATGACCCTTTTCCTGCCCGCAAACCCCATTTTTTTTCTGAGCGCTTTATCAAGAATGAGATCTGAAATATTTTTACCCATATCCATGGTATTTCCAGGATCGCTCAAGAGACCAGTTTCATGATTCGCGACAGATTCTACTATCCCCCCTACCCTGAAACCCACAACCGGAATTGCAAAAGACATTGCTTCTATCACCGTGCGAGGAAAAGGGTCTGGATAATTCGATGGTATAACAAAAATGTCAAAATCTTTTAGATAGGGTCGTATGTCAGTCTTGTAACCTGTAAATATGAAGTAGTCCTCTAGGCCATACTTACGTACCAACCCTCTTATATAATAGAGATGATCATTTCGAAAGAAATGGGGTGTATCCCCAACCACCACAAATTTAACGGCAGGGTTTTCATCGCCGAGCTCATTGCAAACTGCACTCGCGGCTTTGATCAGAAATTCATAACCTTTCCTTGGAACAATCCTTCCGATACTACCCACGATCACAGTACCCTTTTTGATATCGTATTCTCTCCGTAATGTTCCAACAGAACTTCCGGGATCGTATTCTTCTGTGTCAATGCCATTATGAATGACCGATATCTTGCCTTTGCTGTAACGAAACTGGTTCGCTGCCGCAGTTGAGACACAAATAATCTTTTTCACCACGGGCAGTAAAGATAGAAAGTTGATAGTAGCCCAGAGTGTTTTTGTTTGTTGTACATTTCTTACGTGCCAGATAGCCTGCCGCCGGTTAAATAGGCCGATAAGTGAGCCTGTTATCTTAGCCAATGTTCCGTTGCAGTATATTATATCTGCATCTCTGAAGGTCTTTGAAAACGGAGAGGTTACTATGAGGGATATTAGATCTAATACATTTAAGGTAACAGATATGACTTTCAACGTTCCCTGATATAATCTTGAACCATCCCTTTCCCTGAACTGCTTATCTTCTTCGAATCGCGGCCTCAATATGTTTTCCGGGAACCTGCGGTCGATTATTATATTGTCGGCTAGTCCGACATTTCTAAGAAGGTCTGAAAAGACGTCATGCTTCGGGACGAGTACGTATGGGGTTACTTTTGTTTTATCAATATACTTCAGGATATAATAAAGGCTTCTTCCCGGGCCTCCATCTCTTACCGAGTGGTTTATAAAGAGAACCTTTGGCAATGTGTTCATTCTTTGGATCAGTAAAGGAACAACTTATTACTGGTAGCAATTTACCATGAGATTAGTTTCGAGCATAATGGAAAATTGAAATTTGAAGGTTATAATTTACAGATTTATTGGTATTGAAAAAACCGGAGGTTTATATGAGAGATATAGGATCACGAACGCTGAATTTGATAATGTTGAATATTACATTAGCATCGTTAATTTTTTTGAGCGGTTGCGACATTGAGTTCGGTGGCGGCGGTGGTGGTGATGGGGGTGACAGCTTTGAGACTGTTCAGGGCACCGTCACCAGTATTGTTCCCAACACGATCCCGGTTGAAGGGACTATTGTCACTGTAAATGAAAACCCTGAGTTGTCCGCAACACTTCCCAGTTCAGGATTTTTTATGATTGAAGGTCTATTTTCAGGACAATCTGTGAGATTAACATTTAGTGAACAGGAGGATTCATCGCCATTTGCTCAAACATTCCTCAATGTTTACAGAGGCGCGACGCTCGAACTGGGTACTATCAACATTGAAAATGGGAATGTGATTTTTACCGGTTCAATTGTAACTAACTTTGATGGGACTGTACTTCAAAATGACTGCGATGTTAATAGCGGCACCCTCGAGGTACAAACACGAAACACTAAGCCGGAGGTGTTTGTAATAGTCAATATTACCCCTACAACCGATATAACGGGTTGTCGAAATGAACCCTGTTTTTGTGAAGATATTGGTACAAAAGTTAAAGTTAGGGGAATCCTAGAATCTAGTAATGTTGTAACCGCTGGTACACTCACTATTAAATAGCCTGACCGCAGATTATGAGTCTTACAGGTAAATTTTAGGGATTTGAAGGGTTACTAGGTTTTGAGCGATGGACTCTTTTCTTTGACTTAACCCGATGACTTCTATTCAACTTTTGAATTTTGTTATCGAGTTCCTTTAGCTTTTGTCGCAGTGCATCGAGCTCCAAAGATGAAGGCTGTGGTTCCTCTACCTCAGGGGGAGACGCAGGTTCATAATCATATTTTCCTCCTGGCATTACATCCTGGCCTTCAGAGGGAAAAGGCATCTCGAGCCCCGGTGGCATTAACCCCGTGTCTTTCCACAAACGCATGTTCTTTTTTAAACTATCTTGAAAAGATAAATAGGGCTGAAACATCATGAGGAATGAGTTCTCAATAAAGTCTCTTGCGATCTTATTGCCATATTTTATAAGCATGTGCAGGAAGGATGCCGGAAGTATATCTTCTTTGTTTTTTTCGCTTTCCAAAACCACCTGAATCAAAATCAGCTTCGATATATCTTCTCCTGTCTGAGTGTCAATCACCTTGATCTCGTCACCCTCGCGAATAAGGGCACCTATTTCGTCTAAGGTAACATATTTTTTGTGTTTGGTATCGTAGAGGCGTCTGTTACTATATTTTTTAATTACAACCTGTCCCGATAATCTTTCTTCCATCTGCAAATATAATTATTCCTAGAAAACCATCGTAGTCAAGAAAATCAGCAAAATATACTTGACAACTATGTATATTGTAAGCAATATTCTATGTGCTTTTTTACTCTGTCACCATTTTCTAGGAGATTTTGATGTCCCATAAGGGTCATACGATTTGGTTTGATGGGAAACTTGTACCATGGGACCAAGCAGATATACATGTACTTACTCATACGCTCCATTACGGGTTGGGCGTATTTGAAGGAATAAGAGCTTATAAATGTCAGGATAACCGGCCCGCAATATTCCGGTTGACTGAACATATAGACAGGCTTTTTTCGTCTGCGCATATCGCACAAATAGCCATACCCTTCTCGAAAAAGGAAATAAGGGATGCCATATTTGAACTACTCATAAAAAACAAGCTGCAAGAGGGTTACATAAGACCAATTGTTTTCATTGGTTCAGGAATTATGGGAGTACACCCTGGGAAAAACCCGGTGCGTGTCGCTATCGCTGCATACCCGTGGGGCGCGTATTTCGGTGGCGACGGCGTAACAAAGGGCATAAAAGCCAAGATCTCCTCGTATACCAGAATGAACGTAAACTCATTCATGACCAAGGCGAAAATTAGTGGAAACTATGCTAATTCGGTCTTGGCGAAGCTCGAGGTTACATCCCTGGGTTTCGATGAAGCTATAATGCTGGATAACGAAGGTTATGTAGCAGAGGGTAGCGGTGAAAATATATTCATTGTGAGAAATGGCAGATTGAAAACTCCTCCTCTCACATCAATACTCGAGGGAATTACGAGAAATTGTGTGATAGAGATCGCATACGATGAGGGATTTGAGATCGAGACTGAGAGATTCACGAGAGATGAACTATATATTGCCGACGAGGCATTTCTCACCGGAACAGCAGCAGAAATCACTCCCTTACGAGAGGTTGATGGGAGAAAAATAGGGAATGGTAAACCCGGAAGGATCACGAGGAAACTGCAATCCAGATTTTTTGATATTATTCGAGGCAAGGATAAAAAGTTTTTTAAATGGCTGGAATTTCTAAATCAATGACCGACCCTAATATTTGATTTCGTCACCGTCCTATCTGATTTTAATCCAGTATGGCATCAGGGTTATAGCAGTTTCACCGTCTAATTCCGTTATCAATTCGATTAGTGTTTCGAATTGCTCTTTCAATGCAACACTCTTTGCGAAAGGATCAAATTGAAGTCCTTTTGGCTTTGAAATAAACTTCACAACCGGGGAAATAGTTTCGGGTATACCAGCCTCCCTCTTCGCCACTTCGATAGCTAATCTTATGCCGCCAAGCTCGTCTATGAGACCGTGTTTTTTCGCCTGCCTCCCTGTCCAAACTCTTCCCCGTGACAGGCTTTCAGCTGTTTCAAAATCCTTTTCTCTCTCGATTGCAACCCTTTCGACAAACCGATTATAGAGAGATTTCATCATTTTTAATAGATTCTCTTCTTCAGTCTTTGTAAAACCTCTGGAACTGGAAAACATCAGGGCACTCTTGCCGCGTATGATAGATTCCTTTACTACTCCGAGTTTGTTGTAGAGATTCTGTAGGTTGAATTTTCCCGATATTATCCCAATTGATCCGGTTAGCGTGAATGGCTCGGCCACTATTTTATCAGCTCCTAATCCAACGAGATAACCGCCTGACGCGGCTACGTCAGACATTGAGACAACGATTGGTTTCTTTTCCGCGATGACTTTAAGTTGGTGACATATCAAATCAGAGGCTATGCCAGAACCCCCTGGTGTGAGAATCCTTAAAATAATTGCCTTTACATCGTCGTCTTTGGCTAGATTATTTAGGAGGCTAATGATTGTTTGGGAACCCAGTATCTTTGCCACTCCCGTGCCTTTGCTCGATCCATGAGAAATCATCCCTGAATCGGATAAAATTGCGATGACCTGTGATTTACCCTTAATCTTTGCAACAACACGTCGGATTAAATCCTTAAAATTAATAACTCTCAATAAACTTAAGGCACTTATTTTTCTTAGTTGAATGGTTAGTGATTCCTGTATTTTCCTTTCACAATCATCTTGATAACCAATCCCGTCAATGAGTCCCTTTTCAAGCGCATCCTCTGCGGTGAAAGGACCTCTGTCCACCAACTCTCTTATTGAATTTTCTTTGGTTCCTCTACCATGAGATATACTTTCAATAAACTGCGCATAAAAATCGTCAAGAATTGAAGCAAGCATTTCTTTATGGGGCTCTGACATACTGGTTCTCGTAAATGTTTCAGTTGCGCTTTTATACTCGCCGAGCCCCCTGAACTGCGCCTCTATACCGAGTCTATCGAACGTGCCTTTCAAAAACGAAACTTCCGCTTTGAGACCTATTAAATTCAGTGTTGACCATGGCGAAAAGAAAATCACTTCGGCGGCCGAGCTGATCAAGTATTCAATATTTCCGCCGGATTCTAGATAGACAAAAGCCCTTTTCCCGCTTTCTCTTAATTCGTGTATATTTCTTCTAATTCCCCCTGCCCTTGCCAAACCGATCTTAAGATTCCTAATTATCAGCAAGACACCTTTAACGCTTTGGCTTTTTGATGCATGATCAAATATTCTCTCTAAATCCCATATGGTGAGCTTTTTCTTTCTTGGATAAAATGGTATTAAGGATTTTTCTTCTTCTTCGGACAATTCACCTTCAAGTTCTATTTCAATAAGGTTATATCTATTAATTGAGTCAATTATTCTCTGCAACATTTATAGCGAGATTCTCCTTCGGATATTTTTTAGTATTGTTCGAGTATTTAATTATCGTCCAAGCAGGTAATGTATAACCGTTCTTACCCCGAACCCGGTTCCACCCTTAGGATACCAATCGCCACCCTTCTCTAAATAAGCTGGTCCGGCAATGTCGATGTGCGCCCACGGGGTATCACCGACAAACTTCTCTAAGAACATTGCTGCGGTAATCGCACCTCCCCATCGACTGCCAACATTTTTAACATCCGCAACATCACTATCAATCTCCGTTCTGAGTTCTTCATCCAGTGGAAGTTGCCATACCTTTTCACCCGCCAGGTTTGCAGCAGCGAGAATCCTATTTATTAATGATTGATTATTACCCATTACACCCGCAGTATAGTTCCCCAGTCCCACTATGCATGCCCCGGTAAGGGTTGCAAGATCTACTATTTCTTTCACCTTTAGTTGAACGGCATAACAAAGGGCATCAGCTAGAACAATTCTGCCTTCTGCATCTGTGTTGACTACCTCTATTGTCTTCCCGTCAAGTGCGCGGATTATGTCGTCCGGTTTATAGGCCTTTCCTCCAGGCATGTTTTCAGTTGTAGAGATGAGCCCATGGACTTTTACAGGGGGATTTAGCCTTGGAAGTGCCTTCATGACTCCCAGAATGCAGGCCGCTCCACTCATGTCCATCTTCATTGTTCGCATGCTGTCGCTAGGTTTTATACAAAGGCCACCTGAATCGAAGGTAATTCCCTTACCTACAATTGCAACTGTTTTTTTTGGCGTTCTTGTCGGGTCAAATGTTAAATGTATAAACTTTGGAGGCTCATCGCTTCCTTTTGAGACTGCCATTAGACCCCCCATTCCCCTTTTTTCAATCTCCTTTGTATCGAAAATCTTACATCCGAGTTTTCCGTCATTTGCAATCTCTGCTGCAATCTCAGCGAGCCTTTTTGGCGTCAGGGCAAAGGGAGGTTCATTTACCAAATCTCTCGTGAAATTGGTTGCTTCTGCAATGGTTTTTGCGTATTCAATCTCATCGCTGAACATTTTCTCCTTCACCTTATCGGTGACGAACTCTACTATCCTATCTCCATTAGAACTTTTATCTTTTGTCTTATATTTATTGAAGTTATAGCATCCAAGTATCATTCCCTCAGAAAGTGCCGAGAAATTTCCCCTATTTCCCGCGATTTCAAGAGCAAACGTTGTTCTTTGGGAAAGTGAGTTAGTTCTTTTTGCAGTGTGAATCCCCACTTTCCTTAAAACATCGAGACTGAATTTAGACCTTTTCCCGAGGCCGACTATCAGTATTCGGTCAGCCTGTATTTTGCCTAGAGTATTTATCATGACGCTCTTTCCGATTTCGCCTTTGAACTTTTCTTGCTCGAAGGTACGATCTAGCACATTCTCCAGGGCCTTATCCGCTTTTTTAATCAGCCCTGCAATCCTCTCATTTTCGAACTTTCCGAACACCAACACGTCGCATTTCGCTTCTAGTGGATCACCTTTACTAAACTTAAAGTCCAAGTTAATTTCCCTCCCTTTAATATACTATTATAGTTTAGTTTACCATAAAGAACCTCTACCCAAGTTATCAAATCCAAATTCTCAAAGGTAAAAATAGGGATAAGATTGACGACAGAACTCAGTAGAATGAAATGAGATTCGGATAGTCGCGCATTACGGCTCTTAGCCTAAAATTGAATAAGTATACTATGTCAGATAACTTTTATTTGTAAACTTAGATCCATAATATTATCTTTCGTTACTGAGGCCAATTGTTATCAAAGACAGACGGTAACCCAAAACTAATTTCTGTAGGACTTGCAGACGTCCCATATTGTTTTTCTCAGAGTGATATTAAGAATTTCACTTACGAGCTTTTCAGCGATAAGCGCGATGATATAGAGAAAATGATAAAAGTTTTTGATAACTCCATGATAGAATCCAGGCATTTCACTCAGCCTCAAGAATGGTTTTTTCAGACTCACAGTTTTGTTGAAAAAAACGAAGAGTACGTCAAGAATGCTTCCACTCTATCTATAGATGCCATTGAAAAGTGTATCAGCGAGATAGATGCCAAACTATCCGATTTCGATCATATCATATATATATCGAGTACGGGCATTTCAACCCCTTCCATTGATGCCATAATAATAAACGATTTAAGACTCGACCCTCATCTGAAACGATCCCCTATTTGG
This window of the Thermodesulfobacteriota bacterium genome carries:
- a CDS encoding branched-chain amino acid transaminase; amino-acid sequence: MSHKGHTIWFDGKLVPWDQADIHVLTHTLHYGLGVFEGIRAYKCQDNRPAIFRLTEHIDRLFSSAHIAQIAIPFSKKEIRDAIFELLIKNKLQEGYIRPIVFIGSGIMGVHPGKNPVRVAIAAYPWGAYFGGDGVTKGIKAKISSYTRMNVNSFMTKAKISGNYANSVLAKLEVTSLGFDEAIMLDNEGYVAEGSGENIFIVRNGRLKTPPLTSILEGITRNCVIEIAYDEGFEIETERFTRDELYIADEAFLTGTAAEITPLREVDGRKIGNGKPGRITRKLQSRFFDIIRGKDKKFFKWLEFLNQ
- the sppA gene encoding signal peptide peptidase SppA, giving the protein MLQRIIDSINRYNLIEIELEGELSEEEEKSLIPFYPRKKKLTIWDLERIFDHASKSQSVKGVLLIIRNLKIGLARAGGIRRNIHELRESGKRAFVYLESGGNIEYLISSAAEVIFFSPWSTLNLIGLKAEVSFLKGTFDRLGIEAQFRGLGEYKSATETFTRTSMSEPHKEMLASILDDFYAQFIESISHGRGTKENSIRELVDRGPFTAEDALEKGLIDGIGYQDDCERKIQESLTIQLRKISALSLLRVINFKDLIRRVVAKIKGKSQVIAILSDSGMISHGSSKGTGVAKILGSQTIISLLNNLAKDDDVKAIILRILTPGGSGIASDLICHQLKVIAEKKPIVVSMSDVAASGGYLVGLGADKIVAEPFTLTGSIGIISGKFNLQNLYNKLGVVKESIIRGKSALMFSSSRGFTKTEEENLLKMMKSLYNRFVERVAIEREKDFETAESLSRGRVWTGRQAKKHGLIDELGGIRLAIEVAKREAGIPETISPVVKFISKPKGLQFDPFAKSVALKEQFETLIELITELDGETAITLMPYWIKIR
- the der gene encoding ribosome biogenesis GTPase Der: MKQNSISRKRPLIAIVGRPNVGKSSLFNRLIGWRKAIVEDIPGVTRDRNYAKALWRGVEFELVDTGGFEPKTDDLHLSLAKGQIRKAIEEADLIIFLLDGQTGVMPQDREILDMLRKSDKDVISVINKIDHEKHEIRAVEFHSLGIDDVITISAEHGRKIDELLDAILEKIPLVEYRSDHIIEKQEIRVAVIGKPNVGKSTLINRIIGEERLLTSPLPGTTRDSVDTILDERGKKYILIDTAGIRRRSKITSSVERFSVMRAIKSIERTDIVLHMIDAQDGPTHQDARLSELIKDKGKGCIILLNKWDLVPRDVSEIPGIQEIVREKLKATDFAPVILVSALTGKNVNKIFEKVDLVYDNLYRRLTTKVLNNLLNRITSINPLPHYQGREIKFYYISQPMSNPPTYVIFTNSLKGVPDNYVRYLENKFRAELPLEGVPVKFIFRARRSRYKQFSQ
- a CDS encoding leucyl aminopeptidase, translating into MDFKFSKGDPLEAKCDVLVFGKFENERIAGLIKKADKALENVLDRTFEQEKFKGEIGKSVMINTLGKIQADRILIVGLGKRSKFSLDVLRKVGIHTAKRTNSLSQRTTFALEIAGNRGNFSALSEGMILGCYNFNKYKTKDKSSNGDRIVEFVTDKVKEKMFSDEIEYAKTIAEATNFTRDLVNEPPFALTPKRLAEIAAEIANDGKLGCKIFDTKEIEKRGMGGLMAVSKGSDEPPKFIHLTFDPTRTPKKTVAIVGKGITFDSGGLCIKPSDSMRTMKMDMSGAACILGVMKALPRLNPPVKVHGLISTTENMPGGKAYKPDDIIRALDGKTIEVVNTDAEGRIVLADALCYAVQLKVKEIVDLATLTGACIVGLGNYTAGVMGNNQSLINRILAAANLAGEKVWQLPLDEELRTEIDSDVADVKNVGSRWGGAITAAMFLEKFVGDTPWAHIDIAGPAYLEKGGDWYPKGGTGFGVRTVIHYLLGR
- a CDS encoding glycosyltransferase family 4 protein, translating into MNTLPKVLFINHSVRDGGPGRSLYYILKYIDKTKVTPYVLVPKHDVFSDLLRNVGLADNIIIDRRFPENILRPRFEEDKQFRERDGSRLYQGTLKVISVTLNVLDLISLIVTSPFSKTFRDADIIYCNGTLAKITGSLIGLFNRRQAIWHVRNVQQTKTLWATINFLSLLPVVKKIICVSTAAANQFRYSKGKISVIHNGIDTEEYDPGSSVGTLRREYDIKKGTVIVGSIGRIVPRKGYEFLIKAASAVCNELGDENPAVKFVVVGDTPHFFRNDHLYYIRGLVRKYGLEDYFIFTGYKTDIRPYLKDFDIFVIPSNYPDPFPRTVIEAMSFAIPVVGFRVGGIVESVANHETGLLSDPGNTMDMGKNISDLILDKALRKKMGFAGRKRVIELFSAKERSKETEKNILDLLENTD
- a CDS encoding inositol monophosphatase family protein, which translates into the protein MINLMGIVEDMIYKRISKNDGRFLRGAMSIAKKAGQKLLESYRSEEPVERGTVKELKTIYDETADKIIRESIEKNFPDHSYVTEETGFIAKQKDYLWIIDPLDGTGNFANHNPLFAISISLWVNGAPLLGVIEAPMLSERFVAIREKGAYHYDLFRRTLKMVNVSKNNMLERAYVLYCEGGETDKARVLNIIKGVYLDVKDARKLGSAAIELAYVGMGRSDCYITTRISLWDIAAGVLFVKEAGGDILHFDGVPYQWSEFDAIKSYDLIASNGKIKIGF
- a CDS encoding polyhydroxyalkanoate synthesis regulator DNA-binding domain-containing protein, whose amino-acid sequence is MEERLSGQVVIKKYSNRRLYDTKHKKYVTLDEIGALIREGDEIKVIDTQTGEDISKLILIQVVLESEKNKEDILPASFLHMLIKYGNKIARDFIENSFLMMFQPYLSFQDSLKKNMRLWKDTGLMPPGLEMPFPSEGQDVMPGGKYDYEPASPPEVEEPQPSSLELDALRQKLKELDNKIQKLNRSHRVKSKKRVHRSKPSNPSNP